One window of the Bos indicus isolate NIAB-ARS_2022 breed Sahiwal x Tharparkar chromosome 15, NIAB-ARS_B.indTharparkar_mat_pri_1.0, whole genome shotgun sequence genome contains the following:
- the LOC109569245 gene encoding olfactory receptor 52I2-like: MLGSSNNYTTEVPATFILVGIPGLQSSHLWLAVSLSIMYTTALLANTLIVTIIWMDSTLQEPMYYFLCVLAAVDMVMASSVVPKMVSIFSSGDNSISFNACFTQMYFVHAATAVETGLLLAMAFDRYVAICKPLHYKRILTPRVMLEMTVTITIRAIISMTPLSWMVSHLPFCGSNVVLHSYCEHIAVAKLACADPRPSSLYSLIVSSIIVGSDVVFIAASYILILQAVFDLSKNAQLKALSTCGSHVGVMALYYLPGMASVYVAWLREDIVPLSTQVLLADLYLIIPSTLNPIIYGLRTKQIRNQTRSLLIHCLFNHSNLGS, from the coding sequence ATGCTGGGGTCATCCAACAACTATACAACGGAAGTCCCTGCCACCTTCATCCTGGTGGGTATCCCAGGTTTGCAGTCTTCACATCTTTGGCTGGCTGTCTCACTGAGCATCATGTACACCACAGCCCTGTTAGCAAACACCCTCATAGTGACTATCATCTGGATGGATTCCACTCTACAGGAGCCCATGTACTACTTCCTGTGTGTTCTGGCTGCCGTGGACATGGTTATGGCCTCCTCAGTGGTGCCCAAGATGGTGAGCATCTTCTCCTCAGGAGACAACTCCATCAGCTTTAATGCTTGTTTCACTCAGATGTATTTTGTCCATGCAGCCACAGCTGTGGAGACAGGGCTGCTGCTGGCCATGGCttttgaccgctatgtggccatctgtaagcccCTGCACTATAAAAGAATTCTCACACCTCGAGTGATGCTGGAAATGACTGTGACCATCACCATCAGAGCTATTATATCAATGACTCCACTGAGCTGGATGGTGAGTCATCTGCCCTTCTGTGGCTCCAACGTGGTTCTCCATTCCTACTGTGAGCACATAGCTGTGGCCAAGTTGGCTTGTGCTGACCCCAGGCCCAGTAGTCTTTATAGCCTGATTGTTTCCTCCATTATTGTGGGTTCTGATGTGGTGTTTATTGCTGCCTCCTATATCctgattctccaggcagtttTTGATCTCTCAAAGAATGCTCAGTTGAAAGCATTAAGCACATGTGGTTCCCATGTGGGGGTTATGGCTCTGTACTACCTGCCTGGGATGGCATCAGTCTATGTGGCCTGGCTAAGGGAGGACATAGTACCTTTGAGCACCCAAGTGCTGTTAGCTGACTTGTATCTGATTATCCCATCAACCTTGAATCCCATCATCTATGGCTTGAGGACCAAGCAAATACGGAATCAAACACGGAGCTTGCTGATTCACTGCCTCTTTAACCACTCCAACTTGGGTTCATGA
- the LOC109569389 gene encoding olfactory receptor 52I2-like: MLGLPYNHTTEAPATFILVGIPGLQSSHLWLAVSLSIMYTTALLANTLIVTIIWMDSTLQEPMYCFLCVLAAVDMVMASSVVPNMVSIFSSGDNTISFNACFTQMYLVHAATAVESGLLLAMAFDRYVAICKPLHYKRILTPRVMLGISVTITIRATVFMTPLSWMVSHLPFCGSNMVLHSYCEHIAVAKLACADPRPSSLYSLIVSSIIVGSDVAFIAASYILILQAVFSLSSKNAQLKALSTCGSHVGVMALYYLPGMASIYVPWLGKDIMPVHIQVLLADLYLIIPPTLNPIIYGLRIKQIRNRTWSLLMHCLFKHSNLGS; the protein is encoded by the coding sequence ATGCTGGGGTTACCCTACAACCATACAACGGAAGCCCCTGCCACCTTCATCCTGGTGGGTATCCCAGGTTTGCAGTCTTCACATCTTTGGCTGGCTGTCTCACTGAGCATCATGTATACCACAGCCCTGTTAGCAAACACCCTCATAGTGACTATCATCTGGATGGATTCCACTCTACAGGAGCCCATGTACTGTTTCCTGTGTGTTCTGGCTGCCGTGGACATGGTGATGGCCTCCTCAGTGGTGCCCAATATGGTGAGCATCTTCTCCTCAGGAGACAACACCATCAGCTTTAATGCTTGTTTCACTCAGATGTATCTTGTCCATGCAGCCACAGCTGTGGAGTCGGGGCTGCTGCTGGCCATGGCttttgaccgctatgtggccatctgtaagcccCTACACTATAAGAGAATTCTCACACCTCGAGTGATGCTGGGAATAAGTGTGACTATCACCATCAGAGCGACTGTATTCATGACTCCCCTGAGCTGGATGGTGAGTCATCTGCCCTTCTGTGGCTCCAACATGGTTCTCCATTCCTACTGTGAGCACATAGCTGTGGCCAAGTTGGCTTGTGCCGACCCCAGGCCCAGTAGTCTCTACAGTCTGATTGTTTCCTCCATTATTGTGGGTTCTGATGTGGCCTTTATTGCTGCCTCCTATATcctgattctccaggcagtattCAGTCTCTCCTCAAAGAATGCTCAGTTAAAAGCATTAAGTACGTGTGGCTCCCATGTGGGGGTTATGGCTCTGTACTACCTACCTGGGATGGCATCCATCTATGTGCCTTGGCTAGGGAAAGACATAATGCCTGTGCACATCCAAGTGCTGTTAGCTGACTTGTATCTGATCATCCCACCTACCTTAAACCCCATCATCTATGGCCTGAGGATAAAGCAAATACGAAATCGAACATGGAGCTTGCTGATGCACTGCCTCTTTAAACACTCCAACTTGGGTTCATGA
- the LOC109569004 gene encoding olfactory receptor 52I1-like, protein MLGLPYNHTTEAPATFILVGIPGLQSSHLWLAVSLSIMYTTALLANTLIVTIIWMDSTLQEPMYCFLCVLAAVDMVMASSVVPNMVSIFSSGDNTISFNACFTQMYLVHAATAVESGLLLAMAFDRYVAICKPLHYKRILTHRVMLEMTVIITIRATVFMTPLSWMVSHLPFCGSNVVLHSYCEHIAVAKLACADPRPSSLYSLIVSSIIVGSDVAFIAASYILILQAVFSLSSKNAQLKALSTCGSHVGVMALYYLPGMASIYVAWLGEDVAPLCTQVLLADLYLIIPPSLNPIIYGLRTKQIRKRTWGLLIHYLFNHSNLGSGIQALEQTRQLQRRPS, encoded by the coding sequence ATGCTGGGGTTACCCTACAACCATACAACGGAAGCCCCTGCCACCTTCATCCTGGTGGGTATCCCAGGTTTGCAGTCTTCACATCTTTGGCTGGCTGTCTCACTGAGCATCATGTATACCACAGCCCTGTTAGCAAACACCCTCATAGTGACTATCATCTGGATGGATTCCACTCTACAGGAGCCCATGTACTGTTTCCTGTGTGTTCTGGCTGCCGTGGACATGGTGATGGCCTCCTCGGTGGTGCCCAATATGGTGAGCATCTTCTCCTCAGGAGACAACACCATCAGCTTTAATGCTTGTTTCACTCAGATGTATCTTGTCCATGCAGCCACAGCTGTGGAGTCGGGGCTGCTGCTGGCCATGGCttttgaccgctatgtggccatctgtaagcccCTACACTATAAGAGAATTCTCACACATCGAGTGATGCTGGAAATGACTGTGATCATCACCATCAGAGCGACTGTATTCATGACTCCCCTGAGCTGGATGGTGAGTCATCTGCCCTTCTGTGGCTCCAACGTGGTTCTCCATTCCTACTGTGAGCACATAGCTGTGGCCAAGTTGGCTTGTGCCGACCCCAGGCCCAGTAGTCTTTATAGCCTGATTGTTTCCTCCATTATTGTGGGTTCTGATGTGGCCTTTATTGCTGCCTCCTATATcctgattctccaggcagtattCAGTCTCTCCTCAAAGAATGCTCAGTTAAAAGCATTAAGCACATGTGGCTCCCATGTGGGGGTTATGGCTCTGTACTACCTGCCTGGGATGGCGTCCATCTATGTGGCCTGGCTGGGGGAGGACGTAGCGCCTTTGTGCACCCAAGTGCTGTTAGCTGACTTATATCTGATCATCCCGCCATCTTTGAACCCCATCATCTATGGCCTAAGGACGAAGCAAATACGGAAGCGAACATGGGGCCTGCTGATTCACTACCTCTTTAACCACTCCAACTTGGGCTCAGGAATTCAGGCCCTTGAGCAAACCAGACAACTTCAAAGACGCCCTAGCTAA